The segment TGAAGGCGTAGCCGACCATGACGGCGACGAAGCTCCAGAAGTACGACCCGAGGGTGTCGTAGACGAGGGCGACGACCACAGGCCCGATGGCCGTCGTCACGCCCTGGAAGGGGCGCATGTAGCCGGTGATGGCGCCGATATGACCTCGGCCGAAGTAGTTGGCGACGATGAGTGGGCGCATCATGAAGCCGCCGCCCATGGTCGCGCCGAAGGTGATGACGAAGGCGAAGAGCATGAACGGCCCCATGACGTAGATGAGCAGCAGGACGCTCGTGCCGGTCATGAGGGACTGGATGACGAGGAGATAGCGCACCTGGTAGCGGTCGGCAAGGATGCCCCACCAGAGCCGGGCGCTGACGGAGAAGATGCCGTAGACCGTGATGGCGAGCGCCGCGGTGCTCGACTCGAACCCCACGCCCTCCATGTAGGGGACCCAGTTTGACTGGAAGCCCTGCTGGCCCAGTCCGCCCAGACCAAAGGCCAGGATGATGAGCCAGAATGACGTTGTCCTCAGGGCTTGCCGCCCGGTCAGGCTGACCTCGTTGGCGCGGCTGGGGCGCGAGCCGGCGCCGCCGGACGGCACGGGGGTGGCCGGCTCGGTGTCGCCGTCGGGCAGAAGGCCGATGTCCTCCGGGTTAGTGCGCACCGTCAATGAGAGGGGCACGAGCACCACGATCGCCAACGCCCCCAGCGTGAACCAGGCGTCGCGCCAACCCAGAAGGGAGATGAGGGCGAAGATGGAGATGGGGAAGAAGAGGGGCCCCATCGCGCCGCCGGTTGAGGCGATTCCGAGGGCGATGCCCCGGCGTCGGATGAACCACTTGGGCAGGATGGTCTGGGTCAGCATGCCACCCGCGCCGAGGGAGCCCAGCGCCCCGATAACGCCAAAGAAGAGGTAGAACTGCCACAGGCTGTCCACCCACTTGAGCGCCATCAGGGAGAGGCCCAGGATGATGGCGCCGAACAGCATGAGCGCTCGAGGGCCGTTTGTCGTGTCGCGCCAGGGGCCCACAATAGGCGAGAACAGGCCGGACATGCCTGTGCGTATGGTCAGCCCAAGAAAGAGGGCCGACCGGGACCACCCGAGCTCTCCTTCCATGGAGGACGCGAAGACTCCGAGGCCCCACATGGCAACGCCGGCGTTGAAGGCGCCGCTCACCAGAGAGACGCCCACCAGGTTCCAGCCGTAGAAGATCCTCGGCATGATGTTCATCGCGGCGCACCGCCCAGGGACTGAGAGGACATCGTCTGGCGTTCCAGCTGCTCTCGCGGCGGCTTGGCCAGCATGATAACGGCCGCCGTGGATGCGTAGCCGATCATAACAGCCACGAAACTCCAGAAGTAGGAACCCTGGGCATCGTAGGCAAGGGCCACCACGACGGGGCCAAGGGCCGCCGTCGTCGCCTGGAAGGGCCGCATGTAGCCGGTGATGGCGCCAATGTGCTCCCGGCCGAAGTAGTTAGCGACGATGAGTGGCCGCAGCAGGAAGGAACCGCCCATGGTCAGCCCGAAGGCGATGACGAACACAAAGAGCATGACTGGGCCAATGACGTAGATCAGCAACAGTACGCTGGCCGCCGTGAGCAACGACTGGATGACGATGAGGTAGCGCACCATGAAGTGGTCGGCCAGGAGGCCCCACAGCATGCGGGCGGAGACGGAGAAGATGCCGTAGACGGTGATGGCAATCGCGGCGGTTCCTGCGGCGAAGCCCTTGCCCTCCAAATACGGTATCCAGTTGGCCTGGAACCCCTGCAGGCCAAGTCCGCCCAGACCGAACGCCAGAATGATGAGCCAGAAGGCGGGCGACCTGAGCGCTTGCCTCCCTGTCAGGCTCACCTCGTAGGCGCGACTTGGGCGTGGGCGTGACTGAGGCGGGCGCTCGCTCCTCGGCGTCGACGGCTCGTCGGAGGCGTGGTCGCGGTCGCCGTCGGGGAGCAGGCCAACGTCCTCGGGGTTGGTGCGCAGCATGAAGGAGAGGGGCACCAACAACACCAACGAGATGACGCCCAGGAAGAACCAGGCGTCGCGCCAGCCCATC is part of the Chloroflexota bacterium genome and harbors:
- a CDS encoding MFS transporter, coding for MTSTPRVFYGWYLVGIALVSGAFQTGVGIWGVSVFVNPMEEDLGWSRASFFLALTIRTGLTGLLSPIVGPWRDTANGPRMLMFFGSLILGGSLIALKWVDNIWEFYLFFGVLGAIGSQGSGGIVTQTILPKWFIRRRGRAMGIASMGGAMGPLFFPITIFGIISLMGWRDAWFFLGVISLVLLVPLSFMLRTNPEDVGLLPDGDRDHASDEPSTPRSERPPQSRPRPSRAYEVSLTGRQALRSPAFWLIILAFGLGGLGLQGFQANWIPYLEGKGFAAGTAAIAITVYGIFSVSARMLWGLLADHFMVRYLIVIQSLLTAASVLLLIYVIGPVMLFVFVIAFGLTMGGSFLLRPLIVANYFGREHIGAITGYMRPFQATTAALGPVVVALAYDAQGSYFWSFVAVMIGYASTAAVIMLAKPPREQLERQTMSSQSLGGAPR
- a CDS encoding MFS transporter; the encoded protein is MPRIFYGWNLVGVSLVSGAFNAGVAMWGLGVFASSMEGELGWSRSALFLGLTIRTGMSGLFSPIVGPWRDTTNGPRALMLFGAIILGLSLMALKWVDSLWQFYLFFGVIGALGSLGAGGMLTQTILPKWFIRRRGIALGIASTGGAMGPLFFPISIFALISLLGWRDAWFTLGALAIVVLVPLSLTVRTNPEDIGLLPDGDTEPATPVPSGGAGSRPSRANEVSLTGRQALRTTSFWLIILAFGLGGLGQQGFQSNWVPYMEGVGFESSTAALAITVYGIFSVSARLWWGILADRYQVRYLLVIQSLMTGTSVLLLIYVMGPFMLFAFVITFGATMGGGFMMRPLIVANYFGRGHIGAITGYMRPFQGVTTAIGPVVVALVYDTLGSYFWSFVAVMVGYAFTAAVIILAKPPRQQMERQQETARVE